A genome region from Frankineae bacterium MT45 includes the following:
- a CDS encoding ABC-type multidrug transport system, ATPase and permease component, giving the protein MADPAIETPPPETPAPQTPTPQTPALLGRFKERRLSRLLLRDLVRPHHRGIGLVMLAGLVQVISAMTAPLLIGIAIDTALPAARHGDYRPLLLVTAGLIVSALLAGWLRYVFVKRAGVVGQAILFELRRRIFVHVQSLSVSFHERFTSGRVISRLTSDVDTLNDLLDAGLDGLITALMNMVIITIVMLVLDVPLALLALASLLPLLLLFRWFARRATPAFAKTREAVALVIVNFVETFNGIRAVQAFRAQRRNEATFDKLNTDYRAANATAFRLQALLIPGTSMIGNVATVMVLVVGAHRVASGGLELGVLTSFILYLRQFYDPMDDVAVFYNSLQSASAALEKIAHVLAEEPSVAPPPIPVTLPEPVRGEVQFEGVQFQYVDTTPVLPALDLHIRAGETLALVGATGAGKSTIAKLISRFYDPSSGSVRLDGTDLRHIDDHQFRSAVVMITQDGFLFSGSVADNIAFGSPGATRDDVIRAAEAVGAHDFIRRLPDGYDTDVRKRGGRLSAGQRQLIAFSRAFLADPAVLILDEATSSLDVPTERAVQRALRTVLHSRTALIIAHRLSTVEIADRVVVLSDGRVIEDGPPAELIGRSGGRFASLHESWLDSLV; this is encoded by the coding sequence ATGGCTGACCCGGCAATCGAAACGCCGCCGCCCGAAACCCCGGCACCCCAGACGCCGACACCCCAGACGCCGGCCTTGCTCGGCCGGTTCAAGGAGCGTCGCCTCTCGCGGCTCCTGCTCCGCGACCTGGTCCGTCCACATCACCGCGGCATCGGGCTCGTGATGCTGGCCGGGCTGGTGCAGGTCATCTCAGCGATGACGGCGCCGCTGCTCATCGGCATCGCGATCGACACGGCGCTGCCGGCCGCCCGCCACGGCGACTACCGCCCGCTGCTGCTGGTAACGGCCGGGCTCATCGTGAGCGCGCTGCTGGCCGGCTGGCTGCGCTACGTCTTCGTCAAGCGGGCCGGGGTGGTCGGGCAGGCGATTCTCTTCGAGCTGCGGCGGCGCATCTTCGTCCACGTGCAGTCGCTCTCGGTCTCCTTCCACGAGCGCTTCACCTCCGGCCGGGTGATCTCCCGCCTCACCTCCGACGTCGACACCCTCAACGATCTGCTGGACGCCGGCCTCGACGGGCTGATAACCGCCTTGATGAACATGGTGATCATCACGATCGTGATGCTCGTCCTGGACGTGCCGCTGGCCCTGCTCGCGCTCGCCTCGCTGCTGCCGCTGCTGCTGCTCTTCCGCTGGTTCGCCCGCCGGGCCACCCCTGCCTTTGCCAAGACCCGGGAAGCTGTCGCGCTGGTCATCGTCAACTTCGTCGAGACCTTCAACGGAATTCGGGCCGTCCAGGCGTTTCGCGCGCAGCGCCGCAATGAGGCGACCTTCGACAAGCTGAACACCGACTACCGCGCCGCCAACGCGACCGCCTTCCGGCTGCAGGCGCTGCTCATTCCCGGCACTTCGATGATCGGCAACGTCGCCACCGTGATGGTGCTCGTGGTGGGTGCGCACCGGGTCGCGTCGGGCGGCCTGGAGTTGGGTGTGCTCACCTCGTTCATCCTGTATTTACGGCAGTTCTACGACCCGATGGACGACGTGGCCGTCTTCTACAACTCCCTCCAATCGGCCTCCGCCGCGCTGGAGAAGATCGCGCATGTGCTGGCCGAGGAGCCGTCGGTCGCCCCGCCTCCGATCCCGGTCACCCTCCCCGAGCCGGTGCGAGGAGAGGTGCAGTTCGAGGGCGTCCAGTTCCAGTACGTCGATACCACGCCCGTGCTCCCCGCGTTGGATCTGCATATTCGTGCGGGGGAAACCCTCGCGCTGGTCGGTGCCACCGGGGCCGGAAAGTCGACCATCGCCAAGCTCATCTCCCGCTTCTACGACCCGAGTTCGGGCAGCGTCCGCCTGGATGGCACCGACCTGCGCCACATCGACGATCATCAGTTCCGCAGCGCGGTCGTGATGATCACGCAGGACGGCTTCCTCTTCTCGGGCTCCGTCGCCGACAACATCGCCTTCGGCTCCCCTGGCGCTACCCGCGACGACGTCATCCGGGCCGCGGAGGCGGTCGGCGCCCACGACTTCATCCGCCGACTCCCCGACGGGTACGACACGGACGTCCGCAAACGGGGTGGGCGGCTCTCGGCCGGCCAGCGGCAACTCATCGCGTTCTCCAGGGCATTCCTCGCTGATCCAGCCGTGCTGATCCTCGATGAGGCGACCTCATCGCTCGACGTTCCGACCGAACGGGCGGTGCAGCGAGCGCTGCGGACGGTGCTGCACTCGCGTACCGCGTTGATCATCGCCCACCGGCTCTCCACGGTGGAGATCGCGGACCGGGTGGTTGTGCTCAGCGACGGGCGGGTGATCGAAGACGGGCCGCCGGCCGAGTTGATCGGGCGTTCCGGCGGCCGGTTCGCGTCACTGCATGAATCGTGGCTGGACTCGTTGGTGTAG
- a CDS encoding ATP-binding cassette, subfamily B, which yields MSVEADPAQNKPLPPSLAESGSVASRQVLPGSADEQQIRPGAFATLWRLRRWGSHFRWSILTMILAATLAMSAQTMIPLIIGRMVDGPIADHNPSGIWPLAALALLFGVAEALLFGVRRFAMTRASLGIETEIRRDLFAQLQRLPVAFHDGWSSGQLLSRISTDLGTIQRFIGYGFVFLFANVVTILVVLILLIHLQVWLGLLVTLAILPVVWATRNFEKHYGRDARRAQDLTGDLATSVEESALGIRVIKSYGRGPEMIASFKRDAEVLRAAEITKISTQARFWSVLEGQPQLVVAAVTCLGVLAVAHGSMSSGQLVAFLTLCLRLIWPLIFLGWNLAVTEEAITATQRIFEVLDTEPAIVDPTQPRPLAGAATIRFDGVHFHYPDSDVEVLRGVDLEVRDGETLAIVGATGSGKTTLTALVARLYDVTGGSVRVCGEDVRHVALDDLRSCISMAFEDATLFSATVEENLLLGRPGASEAEVAEAIDIAQAHFAYDLPEGLQTRIGEQGLSLSGGQRQRLALARAVLGQPRIMVLDDPLSALDIHTEGLVEQALRRVLHASTAIIVAHRPSTVLLADRVALLVDGRIAAVGAHSQLLAENPTYRNLLAQEAGLEVGHDG from the coding sequence GTGAGTGTGGAAGCGGATCCGGCGCAGAACAAGCCGCTTCCACCTAGCCTGGCTGAGTCGGGCTCGGTAGCGTCGCGTCAGGTTCTCCCCGGGTCGGCCGACGAGCAGCAGATCAGACCGGGCGCCTTCGCCACGCTCTGGCGCCTGCGGCGCTGGGGCAGCCACTTCCGCTGGTCGATCCTCACCATGATTCTGGCCGCCACCCTCGCCATGTCGGCCCAGACGATGATCCCGCTGATCATCGGCCGAATGGTTGATGGGCCGATCGCCGATCACAACCCGAGCGGCATCTGGCCGCTGGCCGCACTGGCCCTCCTCTTCGGGGTGGCCGAGGCGCTCCTCTTCGGGGTGCGCCGCTTCGCGATGACCCGGGCTAGCCTCGGGATCGAGACCGAGATCCGCCGTGACCTCTTCGCGCAGCTGCAGCGCCTCCCGGTGGCCTTCCACGACGGCTGGTCGTCCGGGCAGCTGTTGTCCCGGATCAGCACCGATCTCGGGACGATTCAGCGCTTCATCGGCTACGGATTCGTCTTCCTCTTCGCGAACGTGGTGACGATCCTCGTTGTGCTTATCCTCTTGATTCACCTGCAGGTCTGGCTCGGCCTGCTGGTCACGCTGGCGATCCTGCCGGTCGTCTGGGCCACCCGCAATTTCGAGAAGCACTACGGACGCGACGCCCGCCGGGCCCAGGATCTCACCGGCGACCTGGCCACGTCCGTCGAGGAGTCCGCGCTCGGCATCCGCGTCATCAAGTCCTACGGACGTGGCCCGGAGATGATCGCCTCCTTCAAGCGCGACGCCGAGGTGCTGCGCGCCGCGGAGATCACCAAGATCAGCACCCAGGCCCGGTTCTGGTCAGTGCTGGAGGGGCAGCCGCAGCTCGTCGTGGCGGCGGTGACCTGCCTCGGCGTGCTGGCCGTCGCGCACGGCTCGATGAGTTCGGGGCAGCTGGTCGCCTTCCTGACCCTGTGCCTGCGCCTGATCTGGCCGCTGATCTTCCTGGGCTGGAACCTCGCCGTCACCGAAGAGGCGATCACCGCCACGCAGCGAATCTTCGAAGTCCTCGACACGGAGCCGGCGATCGTCGACCCGACGCAGCCGCGGCCGCTCGCCGGGGCGGCCACCATCCGATTCGACGGTGTGCACTTCCACTACCCCGACAGCGACGTCGAGGTGCTGCGCGGGGTGGATCTGGAGGTGCGCGACGGCGAAACCCTAGCAATTGTTGGGGCAACCGGCTCCGGGAAGACGACCCTCACCGCACTGGTGGCCCGCCTCTACGACGTGACCGGTGGCAGTGTCCGAGTCTGTGGCGAGGATGTTCGCCACGTCGCACTGGACGATCTCCGCTCGTGCATCAGCATGGCCTTCGAGGACGCGACGCTCTTCTCGGCCACCGTCGAGGAGAACCTGCTGCTCGGGCGTCCCGGGGCGAGCGAGGCCGAGGTGGCCGAGGCCATCGACATCGCCCAGGCCCACTTCGCCTACGACCTCCCCGAGGGCCTGCAGACCCGCATAGGCGAGCAGGGCCTATCGCTCTCCGGCGGTCAGCGCCAGCGTCTCGCCCTGGCCCGGGCCGTGCTCGGACAGCCACGAATCATGGTGCTCGACGACCCGCTCTCGGCCCTCGACATCCACACTGAGGGTCTCGTCGAGCAGGCCCTGCGGCGGGTACTGCACGCCTCGACGGCGATCATCGTGGCGCACCGCCCGTCGACGGTTCTGCTGGCCGACCGGGTGGCGCTGCTGGTCGATGGCCGGATCGCCGCCGTCGGAGCCCACTCGCAGTTGCTGGCCGAGAACCCGACGTACCGAAACCTGCTCGCGCAGGAGGCAGGGTTGGAGGTTGGTCACGATGGCTGA
- a CDS encoding phosphoserine aminotransferase apoenzyme: MSALQIPDSLKPADGRFGSGPSKIPASALAELADFSRAGASIMGTSHRQAPVKSLVADVKHGLSELLGLPDGYEIVLGNGGSTAFWDALAFGVIQERSQHVVCGEFSKKFAAVSGAAPFLGAPSIIEAEPGTAAAPEFEAGIDSYAWPQNETSTGVALGVERVAGSDALMLIDATSAAGGMTVDISQTDVYYFAPQKSFASDGGLWLAAFSPAALARVEAIAASDRWVPPSLDLQIAVENSRKDQTYNTPAVATLLLLRHQLNWLLELGGLPAAAARTADSSGRLYRWAESVDYATPFVKDPQLRSPVVATIDLDGVEATAVNAALRANGIVDTEPYRGLGRNQLRIGVYPAVEPADVSALIGCIEYVVEHL, encoded by the coding sequence GTGAGCGCACTGCAGATCCCTGACTCGCTGAAGCCGGCTGACGGACGCTTCGGTTCTGGTCCGTCGAAGATTCCGGCCTCCGCCCTGGCCGAACTGGCTGATTTCTCACGGGCGGGCGCCTCGATCATGGGGACAAGTCACCGGCAGGCGCCGGTGAAGTCGCTGGTCGCCGACGTGAAGCATGGGCTGAGCGAACTGCTCGGCCTGCCGGACGGGTACGAGATCGTCCTCGGCAACGGCGGCTCCACCGCGTTCTGGGACGCCCTAGCCTTCGGCGTCATCCAGGAACGCTCGCAGCACGTCGTCTGCGGCGAATTCTCCAAGAAGTTCGCCGCAGTGAGCGGTGCGGCACCGTTTCTGGGGGCCCCGAGCATCATCGAGGCCGAGCCGGGGACGGCCGCCGCGCCCGAGTTCGAGGCCGGCATCGACAGCTACGCCTGGCCGCAGAACGAGACCTCGACCGGGGTGGCGCTGGGCGTCGAGCGGGTGGCCGGCAGCGATGCGCTCATGCTCATCGACGCGACTTCGGCCGCCGGCGGGATGACCGTCGACATCAGCCAGACCGATGTCTATTACTTCGCGCCCCAGAAATCCTTCGCCTCCGACGGCGGCCTCTGGCTGGCCGCGTTCTCCCCGGCTGCGCTGGCCCGGGTCGAGGCGATCGCGGCCTCCGATCGCTGGGTCCCCCCGTCGCTCGACCTGCAGATCGCCGTCGAGAACAGCCGAAAGGACCAGACCTACAACACGCCGGCCGTGGCCACCCTGCTGCTGCTGCGCCATCAGCTGAACTGGCTGCTGGAGCTGGGCGGTCTGCCGGCGGCTGCGGCTCGGACCGCGGACTCATCCGGGCGGCTGTACCGGTGGGCCGAGTCGGTCGACTACGCGACGCCGTTCGTGAAGGACCCGCAGTTGCGGAGCCCGGTGGTGGCCACGATCGACCTCGACGGGGTGGAGGCGACGGCCGTAAACGCGGCGCTGCGGGCCAACGGGATCGTCGACACCGAGCCCTACCGCGGCCTCGGACGTAACCAGTTGCGCATCGGGGTCTACCCGGCGGTGGAGCCGGCGGACGTCAGTGCCCTGATCGGCTGCATCGAGTACGTCGTCGAGCATCTCTAA
- a CDS encoding citrate synthase, whose translation MSSDYSPGLEGIIAFETEIAEPDRDGGALRYRGVDIEDLVGSVTFGNVWALLVDGKFGPGLPPAEPFPIPVHTGDVRVDVQAALAMLSPIWGYRPLLDITDEEAREQAARASIMALSYMAQSARGLSAPAVPQSRIDKSRTIVERFMTRWRGEPDPAHVKAVDAYFVSAAEHGMNASTFTARVIASTGADVAAAISGAVGAMSGPLHGGAPARVLPMVKEVEEKGDARKVVIDILDRHDRLMGFGHRVYRAEDPRARVLRRTCQELNAPRYEAAVALEQAALAELKERRPDRAIETNVEFWAAVILDFAEVPPHMMPAMFTCARTAGWSAHILEQKRTGRLVRPSARYIGPAPRKPSEVEGWTDIATV comes from the coding sequence ATGAGTAGCGATTACAGCCCGGGTCTTGAAGGAATCATCGCCTTCGAGACCGAGATTGCCGAGCCTGACCGCGACGGCGGCGCGCTGCGATACCGCGGCGTCGACATCGAGGATCTGGTCGGCTCAGTCACTTTCGGCAACGTCTGGGCCCTCCTGGTGGACGGAAAGTTCGGCCCCGGACTCCCGCCGGCCGAGCCCTTCCCGATCCCGGTCCACACCGGTGACGTCCGGGTTGACGTGCAGGCCGCGCTGGCGATGCTCTCGCCGATCTGGGGCTACCGCCCACTGCTGGACATCACCGATGAAGAGGCCCGCGAGCAGGCCGCCCGCGCATCGATCATGGCGCTGAGCTACATGGCCCAGTCGGCGCGTGGCCTCAGCGCCCCAGCGGTCCCGCAGTCGCGCATCGACAAGTCCCGCACCATCGTCGAGCGGTTCATGACCCGCTGGCGCGGCGAGCCAGACCCGGCGCACGTCAAGGCCGTCGACGCCTACTTCGTCTCCGCCGCTGAGCACGGCATGAACGCCTCCACATTCACCGCGCGCGTCATCGCCTCCACCGGGGCTGACGTGGCTGCCGCGATCTCCGGCGCCGTCGGGGCGATGAGCGGCCCGCTGCACGGTGGGGCCCCGGCTCGCGTGCTTCCGATGGTGAAGGAGGTCGAGGAGAAGGGTGACGCCCGCAAGGTCGTCATCGACATCCTGGACCGCCACGACCGGCTGATGGGCTTCGGTCACCGGGTCTACCGGGCCGAGGACCCGCGGGCCCGCGTGCTGCGCCGCACCTGCCAGGAGCTCAACGCCCCGCGCTACGAGGCCGCCGTCGCACTGGAGCAGGCCGCCCTGGCCGAGCTGAAGGAGCGCCGTCCGGACCGGGCCATCGAGACCAACGTCGAGTTCTGGGCCGCCGTCATCCTCGACTTCGCCGAGGTCCCGCCGCACATGATGCCGGCCATGTTCACCTGTGCCCGCACCGCCGGCTGGTCGGCCCACATCCTGGAGCAGAAGCGCACCGGACGTCTGGTCCGCCCGTCGGCCCGCTACATCGGTCCGGCCCCGCGCAAGCCCTCCGAGGTCGAGGGTTGGACGGACATCGCCACGGTTTAA